From Cryptococcus decagattii chromosome 13, complete sequence, the proteins below share one genomic window:
- a CDS encoding ribosome biogenesis protein YTM1: MSIDPAGSQASRQLPINLFTRSSTDAIPQSTYFIPSAWRRFQLSELINQVLGNTAENGSKPVPFDFLVNGEVLRGSLEAWVKKNRGGDEESQIDVEYVRSVMPPEEAARVEVEDWVSGLSLSRKGYVLLSSYLSHLQVLPLSAASQSSSALYTLPLPTSLGATSCTWVSPQSQETDILVAAGGVDRQTHVYSIPSLSPDTADAPREVYTLHGHTGPISSVIASSSGKEIVTGSWDGNINLYVLPDAEPTEHQVPADPVSYLPGQGTKKRRKLEKDQEKAPIEGLTDGDATGEGGWRRAPDAVMRGHIGRVGGLVWDKLDSGKFWSAGWDGSVRGWEVQTGTSGVLRQGPFDKSALCIDQWKMNGTLVTGNMDRTICLWDTRQATSLISLTLPTTSPVPSVTCHPTSPFTLASATYSGVVQIWDIRSPKTALFTVSKAQSKLADPNRKVTKNGKVLGERLLAVDWDGDVLVAGGEDGEVGIWRARGE; the protein is encoded by the exons ATGTCAATCGACCCAGCCGGATCGCAGGCATCTCGCCAACTTCccatcaacctcttcaCCAGATCTTCAACAGATGCCATCCCTCAGTCTACCTACTTTATCCCTTCCGCCTGGCGTCGATTCCAGCTTTCAGAACTCATAAACCAGGTTCTCGGCAACACCGCTGAAAATGGAAGCAAACCTGTTCCATTTGACTTCCTTGTGAATGGTGAAGTCCTTAGGGGTAGTTTGGAGGCGTGGGTAAAAAAGAacagaggaggagatgaagaaagtCAGATTGATGTTGAGTATGTGAGGAGTGTGATGCCGCCAGAGGAGGCTGCGAGGGTCGAGGTCGAGGATTGGGTGTCTggcttgagcttgagcagGAAAGG ATATGTGCTTCTTTCATCCTACCTATCTCACCTGCAAGTACTCCCTCTTTCAGCTGCGTCTCAATCATCCTCTGCTCTTTACACTCTTCCGCTCCCTACTTCTCTTGGTGCTACATCCTGTACCTGGGTTTCCCCTCAAAGTCAAGAAACCGACATCCTCGTCGCTGCTGGCGGTGTTGACCGTCAAACCCACGTCTATTCTattccctctctctcacCCGACACTGCCGATGCTCCCCGGGAAGTCTACACCCTTCATGGCCACACCGGCCCCATCTCTTCCGTCATCGCTAGCTCTTCCGGTAAAGAAATTGTAACCGGTTCATGGGACGGTAACATTAATCTCTACGTCCTTCCCGACGCCGAGCCAACAGAACATCAAGTTCCTGCCGACCCTGTGTCTTATCTCCCCGGTCAAGGTACCAAGAAACGCCGAAAGCTCGAGAAGGACCAAGAAAAAGCTCCCATAGAGGGCCTCACTGACGGCGATGCTACCGGCGAAGGTGGATGGAGGCGTGCGCCCGATGCTGTCATGCGCGGCCATATCGGAAGAGTCGGCGGCCTCGTTTGGGACAAGCTTGACAGTGGCAAATTTTGGAGTGCTGGGTGGGACGGAAGCGTGCGCGGATGGGAAGTGCAGACTGGTACTTCTGGAGTATTGAGACAGGGTCCGTTTGACAAGTCTGCGTTGTGCATAGATCaatggaagatgaatggAACATTGGTGACTGGAAACATGGACAGGACGATTTGTCTTTGGGATACTCGACAAG CTACCTCCCTCATTTCCCTTACCCTCCCTACTACATCCCCCGTCCCCTCTGTTACTTGCCATCCCACGTCCCCCTTCACCCTCGCTTCAGCCACTTACTCTGGTGTCGTCCAAATCTGGGATATCCGATCACCCAAGACTGCCCTGTTCACTGTCTCAAAGGCGCAGAGCAAGTTGGCCGATCCCAATAGGAAGGTCACCAAGAACGGCAAGGTTTTGGGTGAGAGGTTGTTGGCGGTTGACTGGGATGGAGACGTTTTGGTTGCCGGTGGTGAAGACGGTGAGGTTGGAATTTGGCGAGCGAGAGGAGAGTAA